Proteins encoded in a region of the Prochlorococcus marinus CUG1416 genome:
- a CDS encoding ferredoxin:protochlorophyllide reductase (ATP-dependent) subunit B translates to MELTLWTYEGPPHVGAMRVASSMKDIHYVLHAPQGDTYADLLFTMIERRGQRPPVTYTTFQARDLGGDTAELVKRNITEAVERFKPKTLLVGESCTAELIQDQPGALAKGMGFDIPIVNLELPAYSKKENWGASETFYQIIRTLLKDKVNQIDKINPQRWKSLGRRPKVNILGPTLLGFRCRDDVIEIQRILSEQGIDTNVVAPLGSSPKDIERLTDADINVCLYQEIAEISCEWLKRNCGMEYTTTIPIGIKNTINFIHEVHEKLDLPLTNKGELEHKSKLPWYSKSVDSNYLTGKRVFIFGDGTHAIAAAKIAKDELGFEVVGLGTYSREMARQVRSAAKDLNIEALITNSYLEVEDAMKKAAPELVLGTQMERHSAKRLGIPCSVISTPMHVQDVPARYSPQMGWEGANVIFDDWVHPLMMGLEEHLIDMFKHDFEFVDGHQSHLGHTATKVKDHINSKGKEGNKNKEVIMWTESGRAELTKVPFFVRGKVKTNTEKYAISKGIPEISDETLYDAKAFYS, encoded by the coding sequence ATGGAATTAACACTTTGGACATATGAAGGGCCTCCTCATGTAGGTGCAATGAGAGTGGCTTCATCAATGAAAGATATTCATTACGTACTACATGCTCCTCAAGGAGATACTTATGCAGATCTCCTTTTTACAATGATTGAGAGAAGAGGTCAGAGACCTCCTGTAACTTATACAACGTTTCAAGCTAGAGATTTAGGAGGAGATACAGCCGAATTAGTTAAAAGGAATATTACTGAGGCAGTTGAAAGATTTAAACCAAAAACCCTTTTAGTAGGAGAAAGTTGTACTGCTGAACTAATACAAGATCAGCCTGGAGCTCTTGCTAAGGGTATGGGTTTTGATATTCCAATTGTTAACCTTGAACTTCCTGCTTACAGCAAAAAAGAAAACTGGGGAGCGTCAGAAACCTTTTATCAAATAATTAGAACTCTTTTAAAAGATAAGGTAAATCAAATTGATAAAATCAACCCTCAAAGATGGAAGTCATTAGGTCGAAGACCTAAAGTTAATATATTAGGCCCTACATTGTTAGGATTTAGATGCAGAGATGATGTAATCGAAATTCAACGTATACTTTCAGAGCAAGGTATTGATACTAATGTAGTTGCACCACTCGGTTCAAGTCCAAAAGATATTGAGAGATTAACTGATGCTGATATTAATGTTTGTCTATATCAAGAGATTGCTGAGATTTCTTGTGAATGGCTTAAGCGTAATTGCGGAATGGAATATACCACTACTATTCCAATTGGTATAAAAAATACTATTAATTTTATTCATGAAGTTCATGAAAAGCTTGACCTCCCTTTAACGAATAAAGGAGAACTAGAGCACAAGTCAAAACTTCCATGGTATTCAAAGTCAGTTGATTCTAATTATTTGACAGGGAAAAGGGTTTTTATCTTTGGTGACGGTACTCATGCTATCGCAGCAGCCAAAATTGCCAAAGATGAATTAGGGTTTGAAGTCGTAGGTCTAGGAACCTACAGCAGAGAAATGGCAAGACAAGTAAGATCTGCTGCTAAGGATTTAAATATAGAAGCACTAATCACTAATAGCTACCTAGAAGTGGAAGATGCGATGAAAAAAGCTGCGCCTGAATTAGTTCTAGGTACACAGATGGAAAGACATAGTGCAAAAAGGCTTGGCATACCTTGCTCAGTAATAAGTACTCCAATGCATGTTCAAGATGTTCCTGCTAGATACAGCCCTCAAATGGGATGGGAAGGGGCAAATGTAATTTTTGATGACTGGGTACATCCACTAATGATGGGTTTAGAAGAACATCTTATTGATATGTTTAAACATGATTTTGAATTTGTTGACGGCCATCAAAGTCATTTGGGTCATACTGCTACTAAAGTTAAGGATCATATAAATTCGAAAGGTAAAGAAGGAAATAAAAATAAAGAGGTAATTATGTGGACTGAATCTGGTAGAGCTGAATTAACAAAGGTTCCATTTTTTGTAAGAGGTAAAGTCAAAACAAATACAGAGAAATACGCTATTTCTAAAGGTATCCCAGAAATTAGCGATGAAACCCTTTACGACGCAAAAGCATTTTACAGCTAA
- a CDS encoding ferredoxin:protochlorophyllide reductase (ATP-dependent) subunit N yields MSKVELNKETGPREVFCGLTSIVWLHRRMPDAFFLVVGSRTCAHLIQSAAGVMIFAEPRFGTAILEEKDLAGLADAHEELDRVVNDLISRRPEIKTLFLVGSCPSEVIKLDLATVADKLNKRFLGQVRFVNYSGSGIETTFTQGEDGALKALVPLMESTDDEKLLLVGTLANNVEDRFKKIFNQIGINNVESFPPRQSTELPKIGKNTKVLLTQPYLSDTIRDLKHRGCKIIYAPFPLGVEGSTKWFLAGADAFKINELKVHEVIAPLANRARQALEKHTEILRGKKLFLLPESQLEISLARFLHNECGMELIEVGTPYLNKDLMDEELNLLPDNTKIVEGQHVEKQLDRVRASSPDLVVCGMGLANPLEAEGISTKWSIEMVFSPIHGIDQAADLAGLFSRPLKRNQILTSKTLATH; encoded by the coding sequence ATGAGTAAAGTAGAACTTAATAAAGAAACAGGGCCAAGAGAAGTCTTTTGTGGACTAACTTCAATAGTTTGGTTACACAGAAGAATGCCAGATGCATTTTTTCTGGTTGTTGGATCAAGAACATGCGCACATTTAATCCAAAGTGCTGCAGGGGTAATGATTTTTGCTGAACCAAGATTTGGTACAGCTATTCTTGAAGAGAAAGATCTTGCTGGTCTTGCCGATGCTCACGAAGAACTCGATAGAGTAGTAAATGATCTTATTTCTAGGAGACCTGAAATAAAGACTCTTTTCCTAGTTGGTTCTTGCCCTAGCGAAGTTATTAAACTTGATCTTGCAACTGTTGCTGACAAATTAAATAAACGATTTTTAGGTCAAGTAAGGTTTGTGAACTACTCAGGTAGTGGGATCGAAACTACATTTACACAAGGAGAAGATGGCGCATTAAAAGCTCTAGTACCCTTAATGGAATCGACAGATGATGAGAAATTATTATTAGTTGGGACATTAGCTAATAATGTCGAAGATAGATTCAAGAAGATTTTCAATCAAATTGGGATAAATAATGTTGAAAGTTTTCCTCCAAGGCAATCAACTGAATTACCAAAAATCGGAAAGAACACAAAGGTTTTATTAACTCAACCATATTTAAGTGATACTATCAGGGATCTTAAGCATCGTGGTTGTAAGATAATTTATGCTCCATTTCCATTAGGTGTAGAGGGCAGCACTAAATGGTTTTTAGCTGGAGCAGATGCTTTTAAAATTAATGAACTAAAAGTTCATGAGGTAATTGCTCCTTTAGCTAATAGAGCAAGGCAGGCACTAGAAAAACATACTGAAATATTAAGAGGGAAAAAATTATTCCTTTTACCTGAATCACAACTTGAGATTTCATTAGCAAGATTTTTACATAACGAATGTGGAATGGAGCTAATTGAAGTTGGAACTCCCTATTTAAATAAAGATTTGATGGATGAGGAGCTTAATTTATTACCGGATAACACAAAAATAGTTGAAGGTCAGCATGTAGAGAAACAACTTGATCGTGTTAGAGCTTCAAGTCCTGACTTGGTAGTTTGTGGGATGGGTTTAGCCAACCCACTGGAAGCAGAGGGTATTAGTACAAAATGGTCTATAGAAATGGTATTTAGCCCAATACACGGAATTGATCAAGCAGCTGACTTGGCTGGACTTTTCTCAAGGCCTTTAAAAAGGAATCAAATACTTACATCCAAAACATTAGCGACTCATTAA
- a CDS encoding BMC domain-containing protein, with product MEPTSSFNRGERKKGSSLVTGSEVQSQASGASCFITTDSEKSLVSRQASQVEQIELRTYVFLDSLQPQLAAYMGTVSRGFLPIPGDSCLWMEVSPGMAVHRVTDIALKASNVRLGQMIVERAFGSLALYHKDQSTVLHSGDVVLDAIGSEVRKRTKPSTSWTEVIRAITPDHAVLINRQNRSGSMIQSGMSMFILETEPAGYVLKAANEAEKASNITVVDVKAVGAFGRLTLAGKEGDVEEAAAAAIRAIEEISNY from the coding sequence ATGGAACCAACTTCTAGCTTTAACAGAGGGGAACGAAAAAAAGGAAGTTCTCTTGTCACAGGATCTGAGGTGCAATCTCAGGCCAGTGGAGCTAGCTGTTTTATTACGACTGATTCAGAAAAATCTTTGGTATCCAGACAAGCAAGTCAAGTTGAGCAAATTGAGTTGAGAACATATGTTTTTTTAGATTCTCTGCAACCTCAATTAGCGGCATATATGGGAACGGTGAGTAGAGGTTTTTTACCTATTCCTGGGGATTCATGTCTTTGGATGGAAGTTTCTCCTGGGATGGCCGTTCATAGAGTTACTGATATTGCATTAAAAGCAAGTAATGTAAGACTTGGTCAAATGATTGTTGAAAGAGCATTTGGATCTCTAGCTCTTTACCATAAAGATCAAAGCACAGTTTTACATTCTGGTGATGTCGTTCTAGATGCTATTGGAAGTGAAGTTAGAAAAAGAACAAAACCTTCAACAAGTTGGACTGAAGTTATTCGAGCTATTACTCCAGATCATGCCGTTTTGATAAATAGACAAAACAGAAGTGGATCAATGATTCAATCTGGAATGAGCATGTTCATATTAGAAACCGAACCAGCTGGTTATGTTTTGAAAGCAGCAAATGAAGCTGAAAAAGCATCTAATATAACCGTTGTTGATGTTAAGGCAGTTGGAGCTTTTGGTAGATTAACTCTTGCCGGGAAAGAAGGGGATGTAGAAGAAGCGGCAGCTGCGGCCATAAGAGCAATTGAAGAAATTTCAAATTATTGA
- a CDS encoding non-canonical purine NTP pyrophosphatase: MTIPVLTIASGNPRKVSEISEMLDVLSLKVEKQPEYLNVEETGSNYFENALLKAKAASLETKTWALADDSGLEVDYLDGRPGIYSARYAKTNNEKVKKLINELSDSPYRSARFISCMVLCDPLGNLVKETTGICWGEILKNPKYPNGEFESIFWVKEANCVYGELSQSQLSKLGSRGKAAKIMSPFLKNEIGLK, encoded by the coding sequence TTGACTATTCCAGTACTTACTATTGCTAGTGGTAATCCGAGAAAGGTATCTGAAATTTCAGAAATGTTAGATGTTTTGTCTTTAAAAGTAGAGAAACAACCGGAATATTTAAATGTAGAAGAGACTGGCTCTAATTACTTTGAGAACGCCTTATTAAAAGCTAAAGCAGCTTCTTTAGAGACAAAAACATGGGCATTAGCTGATGATTCGGGTCTTGAGGTGGATTATTTAGATGGTCGGCCAGGTATATATTCTGCGAGATATGCCAAAACAAATAATGAAAAAGTTAAAAAATTAATTAATGAACTTAGTGACAGCCCATATAGAAGTGCAAGATTTATAAGTTGTATGGTTTTATGTGATCCTTTGGGAAACTTAGTTAAAGAGACCACAGGAATATGTTGGGGAGAAATTCTTAAGAACCCAAAATACCCAAATGGAGAATTCGAATCTATTTTTTGGGTTAAAGAAGCAAACTGTGTTTACGGAGAGCTATCTCAATCTCAACTTAGTAAATTAGGAAGCAGGGGTAAAGCAGCAAAAATTATGTCTCCTTTTTTAAAAAATGAAATTGGCTTGAAATAA
- a CDS encoding BMC domain-containing protein, producing MATETMGIALGMIETRGLVPAIEAADAMTKAAEVRLIGREFVGGGYVTVLVRGETGAVNAAVRAGADACERVGDGLVAAHIIARPHREVEPALGNGEFLGQKD from the coding sequence ATGGCTACAGAAACAATGGGTATCGCTCTCGGCATGATCGAGACTCGCGGACTTGTACCTGCAATTGAAGCAGCAGACGCAATGACCAAGGCAGCAGAAGTTCGTCTTATTGGTCGTGAATTCGTTGGTGGCGGTTATGTCACAGTATTAGTAAGAGGCGAAACAGGCGCAGTTAACGCAGCTGTTAGAGCTGGTGCTGATGCTTGTGAAAGAGTTGGTGACGGATTAGTTGCAGCTCACATTATCGCTCGTCCTCATAGAGAAGTTGAACCTGCTCTTGGCAATGGTGAATTTCTTGGTCAAAAGGACTAA
- a CDS encoding form I ribulose bisphosphate carboxylase large subunit has protein sequence MSKKYDAGVKEYRDTYWTPEYVPLDTDLLACFKCTGQEGVPREEVAAAVAAESSTGTWSTVWSELLTDLEFYKGRCYRIEDVPGDPEAFYAFIAYPLDLFEEGSITNVLTSLVGNVFGFKALRHLRLEDIRFPIAFIKTCGGPPNGIVVERDRLNKYGRPLLGCTIKPKLGLSGKNYGRVVYECLRGGLDLTKDDENINSQPFQRWRERFEFVAEAVKLAQQETGEVKGHYLNCTANTPEELYERAEFAKELDMPIIMHDYITGGFTANTGLANWCRKNGMLLHIHRAMHAVIDRHPKHGIHFRVLAKCLRLSGGDQLHTGTVVGKLEGDRQTTLGYIDNLRESFVPEDRSRGNFFDQDWGSMPGVFAVASGGIHVWHMPALLAIFGDDSCLQFGGGTHGHPWGSAAGAAANRVALEACVKARNAGREIEKESRDILMEAAKHSPELAIALETWKEIKFEFDTVDKLDVQG, from the coding sequence ATGAGTAAGAAGTATGATGCAGGGGTAAAGGAGTACAGAGATACCTACTGGACTCCTGAATATGTACCCCTAGACACCGATTTATTAGCCTGTTTCAAATGTACAGGTCAAGAAGGTGTTCCAAGAGAAGAAGTTGCAGCAGCTGTTGCAGCTGAATCTTCAACAGGTACTTGGTCAACAGTTTGGTCCGAGTTACTTACAGACTTAGAATTTTATAAAGGACGTTGTTATCGAATAGAAGACGTTCCTGGAGATCCTGAAGCTTTTTATGCTTTTATTGCATATCCTTTAGATCTTTTTGAAGAAGGTTCTATCACAAACGTATTAACATCTCTAGTAGGAAACGTTTTTGGATTTAAAGCTTTAAGACATTTACGTCTAGAAGATATTAGATTCCCAATCGCTTTCATTAAAACTTGCGGTGGTCCACCAAATGGAATCGTAGTTGAAAGAGATCGTTTAAACAAATACGGAAGACCTCTTCTTGGTTGTACCATTAAACCTAAATTAGGATTATCTGGTAAAAACTATGGTCGAGTTGTATATGAGTGTCTTAGAGGCGGTCTTGATTTAACGAAGGATGATGAGAATATTAATTCTCAACCATTCCAGCGTTGGAGAGAAAGATTTGAGTTTGTTGCAGAGGCGGTAAAACTTGCCCAGCAAGAAACTGGAGAAGTTAAAGGTCACTATTTAAACTGTACTGCTAACACTCCTGAAGAACTCTATGAAAGAGCCGAATTTGCAAAAGAACTAGATATGCCAATCATCATGCATGATTATATAACTGGTGGTTTTACTGCAAATACTGGATTAGCAAACTGGTGTCGTAAAAATGGCATGCTTCTGCATATTCACAGAGCTATGCATGCTGTTATAGATAGACATCCAAAGCATGGTATCCATTTCAGAGTTCTAGCAAAATGTTTAAGACTCTCCGGAGGAGATCAATTACATACTGGAACTGTTGTTGGAAAACTAGAAGGTGATCGTCAAACAACTCTTGGTTACATCGATAACTTAAGAGAGTCATTTGTTCCTGAAGATAGATCAAGAGGTAACTTCTTTGATCAAGATTGGGGTTCAATGCCTGGAGTATTTGCCGTCGCATCAGGTGGTATCCACGTTTGGCATATGCCTGCACTTTTAGCGATTTTTGGAGATGATTCTTGTCTTCAGTTTGGTGGAGGAACACATGGTCATCCATGGGGTTCAGCTGCTGGAGCTGCAGCGAACAGAGTCGCTTTAGAAGCTTGTGTTAAAGCACGTAATGCAGGTCGCGAAATCGAAAAAGAGAGTAGAGACATTCTTATGGAAGCTGCTAAGCATAGTCCTGAATTAGCTATTGCTCTTGAGACTTGGAAGGAAATCAAGTTTGAGTTTGATACCGTCGACAAGCTTGACGTTCAAGGTTAA
- a CDS encoding ribulose bisphosphate carboxylase small subunit codes for MPFQSTVGDYQTVATLETFGFLPPMTQEEIYDQIAYIIAQGWSPVIEHVHPSGSMQTYWSYWKLPFFGEKDLNLVVSELEACHRAYPDHHVRIIGYDAYTQSQGTAFVVFQGR; via the coding sequence ATGCCTTTCCAGAGCACAGTAGGCGACTATCAAACAGTTGCAACCCTGGAAACATTCGGTTTCTTACCACCGATGACCCAGGAAGAAATATATGATCAAATTGCATACATAATTGCTCAAGGTTGGAGTCCTGTAATTGAGCATGTTCACCCTAGTGGAAGTATGCAAACTTATTGGTCTTATTGGAAACTCCCATTCTTTGGGGAAAAAGATCTTAACTTGGTTGTAAGTGAATTAGAGGCATGTCATAGAGCATACCCTGATCATCATGTGAGAATCATCGGCTACGATGCTTACACTCAAAGCCAAGGAACAGCTTTTGTAGTTTTCCAAGGACGCTAA
- the csoS2 gene encoding carboxysome assembly protein CsoS2: MSKKTSREIALERRKAMSDSGKKAAAYSSTTQDRVRSSQDIQIFGTQSSSKNQSIIKSAKKHIPKTQINRKSASTTLSSKELVIERRKAMSTHGKSAVASSDRTRTDVKKEIPVKEVKSTAFKNQEIHDSNNTETKTLKPNVKRRINQKRKPIANTSRDIVLARREAQSKHGKSASKQNTSAASLARRGDPDLSSREISQRVRELRSKTGATGSNKGNGKCRPCGPNKNGAKQNIADASWKVGKSETDSGQIVTGTQANRSLKTTGNEASTCRTVTGTQYMGADVIDQFCQDRPSYKQPLRSTVTSTTSGNKVTGNEVGRSERVTGDEPGTCKNLTGTEYVSANQSQKYCGDVPKNPSKVKHSTTTDGLKVSGSLPGRSTLVTGDESGSGHQLTGDQYLGSEPNPKGKAFEKVGTYNTLNGNNVTGTGIGRSDLMTGNEHGSCKNVTGDEYIGSQQYEKFCGSKPKPEARKVGLSLSSKSNLISGTMTGRSKTVTGDEPGSCKVLTGTPYAGLDQINENCSTETSEDVKSRAIVNSGNNSNARLTGQQPGIGGVMTGAKKGACKNLTGTPYIGGDQFSTACDNPPHDTEYANPEKSPGNSWNEFSVKSPSREKYSEKHTQGVTGNEYENGSKITGPFDMAVDKVTGTEKFRFEPNKNITYKQKMQIEEADRAAKTPEKRVASRVTGEGQSVGNVTGDDWDRGDKVTGTEGVSSRKRNPSRAGNMSAMPPLEVKRNEETEKPDFLITGSSGNTRDGQLVTFSGGARG; encoded by the coding sequence ATGTCAAAAAAAACCAGTAGAGAGATTGCACTAGAAAGAAGAAAGGCCATGAGTGATAGCGGAAAAAAAGCTGCTGCTTATTCTTCCACTACTCAAGATAGAGTTCGATCTTCTCAAGATATACAGATTTTTGGTACTCAGTCTTCTTCTAAAAATCAAAGTATTATTAAATCCGCTAAAAAACATATTCCAAAAACTCAGATAAATAGAAAGTCAGCTTCAACAACTTTATCTAGTAAAGAGTTAGTTATAGAGAGAAGAAAAGCAATGTCTACTCATGGGAAATCAGCTGTAGCTTCATCTGATAGAACTCGTACTGATGTTAAAAAAGAAATTCCTGTAAAAGAAGTTAAATCAACTGCTTTTAAAAATCAAGAAATTCACGACTCAAATAATACAGAAACTAAAACACTAAAACCAAACGTCAAAAGAAGAATTAATCAGAAGAGAAAACCTATTGCTAATACAAGTAGAGATATTGTTTTAGCAAGAAGAGAAGCTCAATCTAAGCATGGTAAATCAGCATCTAAACAAAATACAAGTGCAGCTTCTTTAGCTAGAAGGGGAGATCCAGATTTAAGCAGTAGAGAAATTTCTCAGAGAGTAAGAGAGCTACGAAGTAAAACCGGTGCTACTGGTAGTAATAAAGGTAATGGGAAATGTAGACCATGTGGTCCAAATAAAAATGGAGCCAAACAAAATATTGCTGATGCAAGCTGGAAAGTTGGCAAAAGTGAAACTGATTCAGGTCAAATAGTTACTGGAACACAAGCCAATAGATCTCTAAAAACTACAGGTAATGAAGCAAGTACATGTAGAACAGTTACTGGTACCCAATATATGGGAGCAGATGTGATTGATCAATTTTGTCAAGATAGACCAAGTTATAAACAACCACTAAGATCTACTGTTACCTCAACAACATCAGGTAATAAAGTAACGGGAAATGAAGTTGGTAGATCTGAGAGGGTCACAGGTGATGAGCCAGGAACTTGTAAAAACCTAACAGGTACTGAATATGTATCTGCTAATCAATCGCAGAAGTATTGTGGTGATGTTCCAAAAAATCCTTCAAAGGTTAAACATAGTACTACAACTGATGGATTAAAAGTCTCTGGATCGCTTCCTGGTAGATCAACCCTAGTTACTGGAGATGAATCAGGTTCTGGACATCAATTAACTGGAGATCAATATCTTGGCTCTGAACCAAATCCAAAAGGTAAAGCATTTGAAAAAGTAGGCACTTACAACACTCTTAATGGGAATAACGTAACTGGTACAGGGATAGGAAGATCAGACCTTATGACAGGTAATGAACATGGGAGTTGCAAGAATGTAACTGGTGATGAATACATAGGATCTCAGCAATATGAGAAGTTTTGCGGTTCAAAACCAAAACCAGAAGCTAGGAAAGTAGGTTTAAGTCTTTCTTCAAAGTCTAATTTGATAAGTGGGACTATGACAGGAAGATCAAAAACAGTAACTGGAGATGAACCAGGTTCTTGCAAAGTGTTAACAGGAACACCATACGCAGGCTTAGATCAGATAAATGAAAATTGTAGTACTGAAACTTCTGAAGATGTTAAATCCCGGGCAATAGTTAATTCTGGAAATAATTCAAATGCCAGACTTACAGGACAGCAACCAGGAATTGGCGGAGTAATGACAGGTGCTAAGAAAGGCGCTTGTAAGAATCTAACAGGAACTCCCTATATTGGTGGAGATCAGTTCTCAACAGCTTGTGATAATCCTCCACATGATACTGAGTATGCGAATCCGGAAAAGTCACCAGGTAATTCTTGGAACGAATTTTCTGTTAAGTCACCATCAAGAGAAAAATATTCAGAAAAACATACTCAAGGCGTTACAGGTAATGAATATGAAAATGGTTCAAAGATAACAGGACCTTTTGATATGGCTGTAGATAAAGTCACTGGAACTGAAAAATTCAGATTCGAACCGAATAAAAATATTACTTATAAACAAAAAATGCAAATTGAAGAGGCAGATCGTGCTGCAAAGACACCAGAAAAAAGAGTTGCATCTAGGGTTACTGGTGAAGGTCAATCAGTGGGAAACGTAACTGGCGATGATTGGGATCGTGGTGATAAGGTGACAGGAACAGAGGGTGTTTCTTCTAGAAAGAGAAATCCATCAAGAGCAGGAAACATGAGTGCAATGCCCCCTTTAGAAGTTAAAAGAAATGAGGAAACAGAAAAACCAGATTTCTTGATAACAGGATCTAGTGGTAATACTCGTGATGGACAACTTGTTACCTTTTCAGGTGGTGCCAGAGGTTAA
- a CDS encoding carboxysome shell carbonic anhydrase, whose protein sequence is MPLRGLAKAKNFTLGPTAPMKTFTENIHIQTKESNDIRNPEKSHTLTNNIQNENLYRYESKIKSDFDEIVPTLKEIARIQHHEDFINTAQKISRKNLGIDLPLHVLDKSWVKPIDMRALYAWCAFKQHEKLSDNFFKNDPLEGAAGSRSAEEFEKFLLDCGIHLLDITPCSDGRLAHSVAYVMRIPFSSVRRRSHAGALFDIENTVNRWVKTEHKRYRENIPNEAHKDTRYLKVVTYHFSSVDPFHQGCAAHGSNDELAAEEGRNKLYAFKESVENSFCCGASVDLMLIGLDTDTDSLKIHLSTSDGGIDLKKTISTLEIYNSTINFSNEDAEREICQTISKQSSKDKLQGIEKFIYRLVVNNISQIDYVKNFYNGSYEDIGHAERFIGVGIGFKEVHLRNLTYFSHLDTVEEGAPDLDVGVKIFTGLNVSKDLPIPVVIRFDYSGKVPGAKERAIKDCERVNNAISIRYKNLVDQGLLHTCSTIRDRDKIHSAQIIGMSLDKKTEEAH, encoded by the coding sequence ATGCCTTTAAGAGGACTGGCTAAAGCCAAGAACTTCACATTGGGGCCAACAGCTCCAATGAAAACTTTTACTGAAAATATTCATATACAAACTAAAGAATCAAATGACATAAGAAATCCTGAAAAGTCTCATACATTAACTAATAATATTCAAAATGAAAATTTATATAGGTATGAAAGCAAAATAAAAAGTGACTTTGACGAAATTGTTCCAACTCTAAAGGAAATTGCCCGAATACAACATCATGAAGATTTTATAAATACGGCTCAGAAAATATCAAGAAAAAATTTGGGAATAGATTTACCCCTTCATGTATTAGATAAATCTTGGGTTAAACCTATTGATATGAGAGCTCTATATGCATGGTGTGCTTTCAAACAACATGAGAAACTAAGTGACAATTTTTTTAAAAATGATCCTCTTGAAGGTGCTGCTGGGAGTAGAAGTGCGGAAGAGTTTGAAAAATTTCTTTTAGATTGTGGGATACATTTACTTGATATAACTCCTTGTTCTGATGGGCGATTAGCACATTCAGTAGCCTATGTTATGAGAATACCATTTAGTTCAGTAAGAAGAAGATCTCATGCTGGGGCACTGTTTGATATTGAAAATACTGTTAATCGATGGGTAAAAACTGAACATAAAAGATATAGAGAGAATATACCTAATGAAGCTCATAAAGATACTAGATACTTAAAAGTTGTGACTTATCATTTTAGCTCTGTGGATCCTTTTCATCAGGGATGCGCCGCTCATGGGAGTAATGACGAATTAGCTGCAGAAGAAGGTAGAAATAAACTATATGCTTTCAAAGAGTCTGTAGAGAACAGCTTTTGCTGCGGAGCTTCTGTGGATCTAATGTTGATTGGACTTGATACAGACACTGATTCATTGAAAATACATTTGTCAACTAGCGATGGAGGTATAGATTTAAAAAAAACTATTTCTACTTTAGAAATTTATAATTCAACAATAAACTTTTCAAATGAGGATGCAGAGAGAGAAATCTGTCAGACAATTTCTAAGCAATCTTCCAAAGATAAACTCCAAGGAATAGAAAAATTTATCTATAGATTAGTAGTCAATAATATTTCTCAAATTGACTATGTGAAGAATTTTTATAATGGTTCATATGAAGATATTGGTCATGCAGAGAGGTTTATTGGAGTTGGTATAGGTTTCAAAGAAGTACATCTCAGAAATTTAACTTATTTTTCTCATTTAGATACTGTCGAAGAAGGGGCGCCAGATTTAGATGTAGGAGTGAAGATTTTTACTGGATTAAATGTTTCAAAAGATCTACCTATTCCAGTAGTAATAAGATTTGATTACTCTGGCAAAGTACCCGGAGCAAAAGAGAGGGCAATAAAAGATTGTGAAAGAGTGAACAATGCGATATCAATTAGATATAAAAATTTAGTTGATCAAGGTTTGTTGCATACTTGCTCTACTATTAGAGATAGGGACAAAATTCATTCCGCCCAAATTATTGGAATGTCTTTAGATAAAAAAACAGAGGAGGCTCACTAG
- a CDS encoding carboxysome peptide A produces MLICKVVKPLVSTNRIPGFEHKHLQVVLDGSSNKVAVDAVGCKPGDWVICVGSSAAREAAGSKSYPSDLTIVGIIDHWDPDNSKN; encoded by the coding sequence ATGTTGATTTGTAAGGTTGTAAAACCACTTGTTTCTACCAATAGGATTCCTGGTTTTGAACATAAGCATCTGCAGGTTGTATTAGATGGTTCTTCTAATAAAGTTGCAGTAGATGCTGTTGGCTGTAAGCCAGGAGACTGGGTAATTTGTGTTGGAAGTTCTGCTGCTAGAGAAGCTGCAGGAAGCAAATCTTATCCAAGTGATTTAACGATTGTTGGAATAATAGATCATTGGGATCCTGATAATTCAAAAAACTAG
- a CDS encoding carboxysome peptide B produces the protein MEIMKVLGRMVCTQRVPGLGHMNLRILENNKGKKLVAVDPVGAREGNWVFTASGSAARFACPNPEVQTDLTIGGIIDYWEND, from the coding sequence ATGGAAATAATGAAGGTATTAGGAAGAATGGTATGTACTCAAAGAGTCCCTGGCTTAGGTCATATGAATTTACGAATTTTGGAAAATAATAAGGGAAAGAAATTAGTTGCTGTTGATCCTGTTGGCGCTAGAGAAGGTAACTGGGTTTTTACTGCTAGTGGCTCTGCTGCGAGATTTGCTTGCCCTAATCCAGAAGTTCAAACCGATTTAACTATTGGCGGTATTATTGATTATTGGGAGAATGATTAA